TGGCAGAACCTGAAATGACATGAGAGTTATTAGATCAAAACAAGAAACGTGCAATGCTTTTAACAAACTAAAACATGGCTGCAGTTGTCACAGTAGCACTTGAAGCAGATCAGCTTATTTGAGGAAGTTGCATGATTATTGACTATTGTAACTCTACAAACTTATGCCATGGCTTTAAACACGaactgcacaacactgtggtATTACAGCACTGggttcaaatgctaacacactgctgtaaCAGCTGTTAAccacatattcaaaatagaGTAGATTTCAGTTTGGTGCCTATTATAtactgctgattgcaattttagctgaaagcctaaTCAAGTGTCTTGTTTTCGACTAGTTAGTGAACACACCAGTTTACGGTATTTCTatacagaaagctcagaaagcctttttttgtatacaaacaccaaataaaaatgaaacagtATGTTTAAGAGAAACAAGTAACAAGTgtacctttagtttttttttctagtaaTCCCATAAATTACTAGAAACAAAATGTTATGTTAAAacaaactgctgattttcattccttGTTGTTTACCTTACttaaaaattgttatattatcaaatatataccttttctttaaagaaactattgagtagtgtgaagtcactcaaattgttcaaactgaaaagttagtattttatgtattggtgtttgatgctagtgttttactctcagtgtgttctgagtgacagtgtgttatCTCAGTAAGGATTGTTCATAGTGTTTCGCTGCAccgagcctgttttgagacgtgtgttaagatttgtgttgcttggaatgagttttgcaggagatgtgaactgtttagctccGGTGAGTGTTGGTAATGCAGACTGTAGGTAGAGTTTTGcatgtggcttcagttgtgcccactgttgtttagcaataacaacaaaaaactgtaaCGTAAGTTGCTTTGTATGTTAATGTCAAGTAATGTATAAACGTTTTCAAACCATTTCTTTTATTACTCCAGGTGTCTAGTTTTACCGTGTCCTGCCCTGTCTCCATTGGAAAGCTGGTCCTGATAGAGCTGGACAAACAGTGTCTCCCACTGTTCCCTGAAGACTCTTGGTACCCCGCCAAGGTGGAAGTGAAATCTCCTGAGGGAGATACCTACAACTTTCCCATCTACCGCTGGGTCAAAGACTGCAAGGTGCACAGCTTCCGAGAGGGAACAGGTTTGTGGAAATTAGCTTAACATCCTGTACGCTGTTCACTGAAAGAAAGACACTCTGCAAGCCGGTCAATAAAGAGGCTGGAGTAAATTCAtgccaacatactatactgtatatacagtataaacaaaTTTAAACTACCTTGTGGTTCTTTTTCCAAGCTCTGAGAATCTTTGAAGACAACCATCATCTTGGGAGGTACAGTCGGCAGAAGGAACTGAAGCAACGAGAGAAGGCCTATCGGTGAGAGCTCagaacaacatatttttgttttatgcaCTCCAAAACTAACATTCCTCCAAACCTCCTCACCCTTTGGTtaatatacacacattcatgGCACGCAATGATAAATGAACCACGATAGGATGTTGTTACACCTGCCAGGgtttatttaaatgcattgtgCTATAACATATGCTGCAAAATTGCaatattacataaataaattcatGCCAAGGACAGTACATTATTCTTAGATAAATGGCAGTTACACTGGAATGTCGTCCAAAGTTCCTCACCTCTCTGTTCTTCTATATTTATTCCAGCTGGGATGTGTATGTAGAGGGAATGCCCCACTGCATGAAGGCAGAGAGCCCTCTTTCTTTGCCTTGTGAGATCCAATTCTCCTTTACTAAGACTACAGAGTTTCTCTACACTGCCTCCACTGGGTGAGGTCCTCAAATTCTGTCAGAAATCTATCTGTGTTACTATGTACCTGACTATTAAAGAGATTTAAGGCAGTATAATAAAGTTactctatttttattttctaggcTAACTGAACTGCAACTTAAGGGTCTGGCTGATCGCAAGGAGAAGTGGACAAACATTGATGATGTCAATCGGGTGTTCTGCTGCAAACGGACTGACATATCAGGTACTATCATGGACGTTTCATGACATACTTGATACTGTATTCACAATAGTACAGCACACTGTATTTATTCAGATATTTGACTGCATTCCtacctgaaaaaagagacaggaGTAAGTGTATCTAAATATGTAAGAGTTTTATGCTTTGTCTATGTGTGACACATTCTTTCCCTTGTTTTACATGCAGTGTACACCTAAGCTGATAACAGTGGTAGAGTAAGATTTTATCGCCAGAATTTTGAAACTCAGTCAAGTTTAACTCATTTTCCAGATTATGTCCAGAAACATTGGAAGGAGGATGCTTTTTTTGGCTACCAGTATCTAAATGGTGTCAACCCCATGTTGATCCGACGTTGTTCAGCTCTGCCTGATAACTTTCCTGTCACTGACGACATGATCTTCATCCGTGGATTTAGCTTGAGAAATGAAATGGAGGTGAATATCCTTATCTTGATTGACGTTAGTATTTTAAACAATCTTGTTCTGCCCCATGACATGTTCAATTAGATATtgcattttgaatgttttacTGTCTGTAATATCCACAGTGTATGCATGTGAGTCAAATAATGTCTTATCCTCACTAAACTTTCAAACAGAAAGGCAACATATTCCTGTGTGACTACAAGGGTTTGGATGGAGTGAAAGCAAACACCATCAATGGGAAGAAGCAGTACTTGATGGCTCCACTCGTCCTGCTCCATAGAACACCTGATGATAAACTGATGCCAATTGCTATTCAGGTGGGATTAGCACTCAAATGTAGTTTATAGTGAAGCTTTAGGTTAGGGAGTAATCCCTCTTCCAAGACTGACAGACATGCACtgctatactgtatatgtcataTACGGTATATATACAGGGTAGACGGAAAGACCTTTAGTAAAATTACGCTAAGGGAGTGCAAACATACTGCATATGAAGAATGTggtttagagaaaaaaaaatctatatttaaagtattttcatTGCAATTGCCGGACAGCCTACCTCCTCTTTCCTTTTGTCAAAGACATGAGAAGTAAGACAATAAATCATTGATGAATGAGGATCAACTGATCCTGTGCTCTAAACTGGGATTCAATGAAAATATGAATTTCCTCTTAAGGGATCAACAAACTTAAGTAGTATCTAACTGAATAGCAGATGATACCTATAGTACATAGGCAACAACGTACAGCAATTACAGAACATTCTTTTAACATCCAATGAATTGAATAAACCGCATCCCTCTTCCTTCTCCTGCAGCTGAAGCAGACTCCAGCAGAGGACAACCCTATCTTCCTTCCTACTGATTTTGAGTACGACTGGTTGATGGCCAAGATTTTTGTGAGAAGTGCAGATTTCAGTGAGCATCAACTCAATGTTCACCTGCTACGCACTCACCTGCTGGCTGAGGTGTTTGCAGTGGCGCTGCTGCGTAATGTGCCAATGGTGCATCCACTGTACAAGGTAACTGAAGGGTGAACCCTGAACTTACTGCAGTTTTATCAACTTGATTTGTTTATCTTCCAAAGTTGATGAATCATGTTTGTGCGTATTTATTTGCAAGCATTTCTCACTACTAAATGGTATAGAAGCCTCAAGATTTATGACTTTGTTAACATGTAATAGTGTTACTAACAGAGTTCCCTATTTCCCTCAGCTCCTTATACCTCACACTCGCTACACTCTGCAGATCAACCAATTAGCTCGGCTTGCCTTAATATCTAAGACTGGAGTTTTTACACAGGTATGTAAATACTTACATACCTGTGTACTATAAatacttaaatactttttttcaatgtaatttACAATATTTGTCTCTTACTACATTCCTTACATATTTGACTGTTATCTAGTTTGCAGCTTCTGGTGGAGAGGGTATGATGACAATCCTGAAGAGATCACTGTCCTCAATGACCTACAGCTCCCTCTGCATACCAGACGACATTGCTGAGCGTGGTGTGGAGGCTGTGCCGAACTTCTACTACAGGGATGATGGACTCAAGCTTTGGGATATCATCCAAAGGTAGTACAAGTGCCCCcatattagaaaaaaagaacccAAATCCTGCCCTCTTTAGTAGCTAGCTTTTGTTCTCTTATGTAACACAGTTAAATAAGTAATGTTGAGTCAGCTAACATTTGTCTAGGGTTTCCTGTCCAAAATCTAAAGTCTAAACTACTAATCTGCATCATTTGAGCTCCACCACCCCTGTTTAATTCATTTATCCAAATAACTTTAACATCAGGCCGAACACCTACGGTAGTTGAGGATGTATTTAtgtgattaggacaatgcacattaatcaacatttctgtaaatgtgccagtttTAGCCAGtcagctaattttcaactgtagtcctagatacctagcatgcatgtctttatacTGCTTTGATGCTTTGCATACTGCTCTGATGCTTTGATGAAGTTACCTGAAGTTACCTGACGTTACCACGCTATGGGCACGCCCTCTATCAcgtgagctatccaggcgcaCTAGCTACTGCCTCTTGATTTGAGTAGAGTGGCAGTTGGTTTTGAaattttgtgtgcgtgcgtgtcaaCTAGGAATGTGTTTCATATTTTACCAATCTACATTTCTCAAAGGTTTGTGCATGGAGTGCTCAGCTTCTACTACAAGAATGACGATGAGGTCAAGAAAGACTCCGAACTGCAGAAGTggatttcagacatttttgaaCATGGATTTCTTTCCCAAGAACACACAGGTTAGCTTTAATTAagaaaaagctcattgtggTGATAAATTGTGCTTTATGCGCGCATTTATGCgcattattatattatcataaTGAAAATAGAACTCAACTAGTCATCTGGATGTCTTAGAGTCAGTTTATTCTTTCTAATTCTCAGGAATTCCACAACGCTTTACCACCGTGGCTGAGTTGATCAAGTTTGTCACCATGGTGATCTTCACTTGCTCAGGACAACACTCAGCTGTTAATGCTGGACAGGTGAAGCCTTTTTAATTTATCCGGATGATCAATTATAATGTTGCTATTTTTGTGGAATGGGTTCATGAGGTGTTGCAGTTTTGTTCTGAACTGAAAAAAGATCGAAGACATTAACAAGactctacagccatgctaacaGGTCTGTGAGGCTGCAATTAGTcacagtgttgctttaaacTAAATGCAACACATGCTAAAATACTCACAATGAAAACGCTAACATACTGACTTTTAGTACTTATTTTTACCAATATCACAAACTTAGTTCAGCAAGTTGACATGCAATCATTTAGCAATTAGcacaaaacacagagaacaGCTGAGACGGATGGAAATGtcagttttgcaggtatttagtCATAAAGATTGGACAAATATAATTTTGATGTGATGACGGCACTGGCTgcaaagtcagaggatcaccaaagtgatTCCGACATGAATGTGTGAACTAGATTTAATGACAATCTTGCAAATAAAGTGGTTAAGTTGAAAACCACAAATGTTAACCTCATGGTGGCGTTGTGTAAAAAGttaggggatcaccaaagtcattagtcaattgtaatttccccataggggatcaataaacagattaaaatttaaattaaattaaattaaattaaattaattaaattaggaTCTATCCTCTGgcaaccatgaatcagtgtgGACCAAAGTTGTGAACCGACTGACCTATTGGCTGACGTAGCGTGACTTCCGTCTTACGCACTAATTTGTCAATCAATAATTCATTGCAGTATGACTATGGTGGCTGGATGCCCAACAATCCCATCTCTCTGCAACTTCCTCCACCAACCACAAAGGGGAAAACAAGCGAGGCCACGATGCTACAGACATTCCCTGACGTCAACACAACAGTTCAGGGAATGGCCACCTTGTGGCTACTCAGCAAGCGGTCGTCTGACTTCGTAAGTGCCAGAgattttatgaaatattattatataaatcaCCTTTATGTTCAGGTTGTAGAAAGTAGGTCAATATGTCATTAGGGCAAGACACCGTCTTTGTGTCACAGAAAGAAATCAGGACCACTACAACTGTACATTATATTGCCAATAGTTTGAGTTCAAACATTTctaaacagttttttaaaatgtatcatttatCACATCAGGTCCCTTTTGGCCAGTACCCAGAGGACCATTTCAGTGAGAAGATTCCCTGCAAGCTGATAAAGGATTTTCAAAGAGAGCTTGACGTGTTAAGTGGGGTCATCAACGCCAGAAACAAGAGGCTGGAGGTCCCATACACATACATGGATCCAACAGAGCTCGAAAACAGCGTGGCCATTTAAATATCAGAAGGTGTGACCTCCTCAGCTTTTTGCCAAATTCAGCTTCATACTAACAAAAGTGAGAAAGGGAAGAactgcatgtttcttttttttaactgatacTAAAGTGGAAAGAAAAGACTGCATGGGATTGTTGTATGCTGATCTGTGTTTATGTAAACAGTCTGATTGAAAAAATCATGCACCTCCTAAATCTTCTTAGGTCATTAAAGACTACACAGGGCatcttattaaaataaattacaaatgtgaaatacaaaaatgtgaagCTGCTGCATTGAGAAGCGTTCttatgtctcagtgtattgtttgttaaagtataataaaaaatatttgatccCACATTTTACTGATGACGAAACTGTGAATCAAGCTTTTTTCAGTAAAACCTATGTCctagagaaataaaaacaaaagtgttgaatatAAAATGAGGTGGCTGGTTTATCATGTAATAATCACATCAAAGTCCTAATGGCACAGtgctatacaagtttgatttataGTTCGcaatcattttaaatgtctatATTTTATACATTCTTCATGTTTTAGAAATCGCTCGTTATATTGTTGtgataatttgtgtgtgtgaatgtttgcatttgttCTGTATGGTTTTTCCTTACCAAAATAAAGTATTGGTAAACCTACATAATGATGAGTGGGAGATTcatttttatcatcatcattacctAACTACATAATCTTTCATCTTTCATAGTTAGTGTTTTTGTTAACTGGAAGGGATACTGAAAAACACAGCTTTATTTATAAAGTCTCAAACCGATGTAAGACAGAtgtgagacagacagggaaaTATAATGGGAATGGTTTAACTAGGAAGATGTGACAGTAACAAACCAACACTATCTTCCACTGTCGTTATTGACTGTGCTCATACCGCATTACtgcacaatctttttttttgtagaagtGTTTATTGCAGTTGCCTACCACTACAAAGGCTAGTGtggttgatttttaattttggtggtggtggtggagggagTGAGGGGTTAATCATTAGCTGTAATCGTATAACAGAACAGAAGATTTAATAAAGGCAGACacaacagaacatacagacactgagATGAACCTTTACATATTTACTAATTGCACAACCTTTTGTCTGAAACATGGACCATGCTTTGGGGGGAAATAGAGCCATTTGAGAATTTCAGTAAATAAAGGTATGACCTCCTTTCCGACTCTGACTATGGATAACTATCATGCATATTAAGAATTTCATTTACCGAGAGGGTTGGTATACTCATGAGGGAATCCTAATTACAACAATGTCAACAATAGTAGCTTGTGATATCCAGAACCTTTAGCATTTGCCATCCAACTTCATTCACCTAAGCTCATTGCCACTGAGTCTTTTTCCTCAACAATCTGCCAAAGAGAACCCTAAATCTTCCAGCACTGACTCCAGTCCACCTTCAAACTTGTTCCCCAATTAATTTCAGCATTCCAAATCTTTGAGAACATGCAATAGTCTGACCTGCCAATGCTTCTCTGTTGAGTCAGCCATGCCAACCTAATCTGGACAACCTATTTTTCAGCATGAAAGATAACTGACCTTTATAATTTGACAATGCCTGACAAGGATCTTCATTAGATTGCAACACTCTGTTACATTAATCTACCGGTAGCTATACATAATACAGTGTGCAGATCTTTTTCTGGTAGGTAGCTGATCAGACTGCTCTTCAATAACTGCagtaaaagacagacagaaggtcAGCAAATGGGCACTGAGATAATATTAAAATAGTTATAAagtaattcagttcaatttagAAAAGCGCCACTATTTGGCTATCCAACAAAT
This region of Etheostoma spectabile isolate EspeVRDwgs_2016 unplaced genomic scaffold, UIUC_Espe_1.0 scaffold00002357, whole genome shotgun sequence genomic DNA includes:
- the LOC116675869 gene encoding arachidonate 15-lipoxygenase B (The sequence of the model RefSeq protein was modified relative to this genomic sequence to represent the inferred CDS: added 144 bases not found in genome assembly), with amino-acid sequence MANYEVTLFVGNLACANTFNNIFIKLVGTDGESEHEWLMGASSFTSGAVSSFTVSCPVSIGKLVLIELDKQCLPLFPEDSWYPAKVEVKSPEGDTYNFPIYRWVKDCKVHSFREGTALRIFEDNHHLGRYSRQKELKQREKAYRWDVYVEGMPHCMKAESPLSLPCEIQFSFTKTTEFLYTASTGLTELQLKGLADRKEKWTNIDDVNRVFCCKRTDISDYVQKHWKEDAFFGYQYLNGVNPMLIRRCSALPDNFPVTDDMIFIRGFSLRNEMEKGNIFLCDYKGLDGVKANTINGKKQYLMAPLVLLHRTPDDKLMPIAIQLKQTPAEDNPIFLPTDFEYDWLMAKIFVRSADFSEHQLNVHLLRTHLLAEVFAVALLRNVPMVHPLYKLLIPHTRYTLQINQLARLALISKTGVFTQFAASGGEGMMTILKRSLSSMTYSSLCIPDDIAERGVEAVPNFYYRDDGLKLWDIIQRFVHGVLSFYYKNDDEVKKDSELQKWISDIFEHGFLSQEHTGIPQRFTTVAELIKFVTMVIFTCSGQHSAVNAGQYDYGGWMPNNPISLQLPPPTTKGKTSEATMLQTFPDVNTTVQGMATLWLLSKRSSDFVPFGQYPEDHFSEKIPCKLIKDFQRELDVLSGVINARNKRLEVPYTYMDPTELENSVAI